The following coding sequences lie in one Rhodococcus rhodochrous genomic window:
- a CDS encoding glycosyltransferase family 87 protein, giving the protein MTDLPVSGSPRTRWWAQATARSPQALLQCVFWPVAVMLVVHRTVILAVDGHRTDDFTGVYRAAVAFWNRQPVYTAAYHHVDPHYLYPPSGSLLIAPFAVFEHELSRWVFIGANALAVLLAVYLVVRMFGHTAASAALPIAVTVAFVSESVVNTLVFTNINGVILLGQVAFLTLLLARRDLWAGAAIGLTFAIKPILAPLLLLPVLRRQLKVFITAAGVPIALTALAWPWAADPWQFVERTVPYLLQSRDYFNSSITGNGTYYGLPEPLILILRIGFALLTATTIYLLYRYHRHDEVFFVVTSAGVLMTASFLLGSLGQMYYSMLLFPLLMSVVLPQSVMRNWPAWLAVYGFLSADQWYSGRWIEAGRYIEYMRPTWGWSLLLVVIFAVLLDRRIRPPRPPAEQDGRNTDHRPASSVPHRL; this is encoded by the coding sequence ATGACCGATCTTCCCGTCTCCGGTTCGCCCCGTACCCGGTGGTGGGCCCAGGCCACCGCCCGCTCGCCCCAGGCCCTGTTGCAGTGTGTGTTCTGGCCGGTCGCAGTGATGCTGGTGGTGCACCGCACCGTGATCCTGGCGGTCGACGGGCACCGTACCGACGACTTCACCGGGGTGTATCGGGCCGCGGTCGCGTTCTGGAATCGCCAGCCGGTCTACACCGCCGCCTATCACCACGTCGACCCGCACTATCTCTACCCACCCTCGGGCTCACTTCTGATCGCCCCGTTCGCGGTGTTCGAGCACGAACTGTCGCGATGGGTGTTCATCGGCGCCAACGCCCTCGCGGTGCTGCTCGCGGTGTATCTAGTGGTTCGGATGTTCGGCCATACCGCTGCGTCGGCAGCGCTGCCGATCGCGGTAACGGTGGCGTTCGTGTCCGAATCGGTGGTCAACACCTTGGTATTCACCAACATCAACGGCGTAATCCTGCTCGGACAAGTGGCCTTTTTGACGCTGCTGCTCGCCCGACGCGACCTGTGGGCGGGAGCGGCGATCGGGCTGACCTTTGCGATCAAACCGATCCTGGCGCCCCTGCTGCTTCTGCCTGTCCTGCGCCGACAACTGAAAGTGTTCATTACGGCAGCCGGAGTCCCCATCGCGCTGACCGCGCTGGCGTGGCCGTGGGCGGCCGATCCGTGGCAGTTCGTCGAACGCACCGTGCCGTATCTGCTGCAGTCCCGCGACTATTTCAACAGCTCGATTACCGGCAACGGCACCTACTACGGGCTGCCCGAACCACTGATCCTGATCCTGCGGATCGGCTTCGCACTGCTCACCGCGACGACGATCTATCTGCTCTACCGCTATCACCGCCACGACGAAGTATTCTTCGTCGTCACCAGCGCCGGTGTGTTGATGACCGCATCCTTCCTGCTGGGCTCGCTCGGACAGATGTATTACTCCATGCTGCTGTTTCCCCTGCTGATGAGCGTGGTGCTACCGCAATCGGTGATGCGCAACTGGCCGGCCTGGCTGGCCGTCTACGGCTTCCTCAGCGCCGACCAGTGGTATTCCGGACGCTGGATCGAAGCCGGTCGTTACATCGAATACATGCGCCCGACCTGGGGATGGTCACTGCTGCTGGTCGTGATCTTCGCGGTACTGCTCGACCGTCGAATACGGCCGCCCCGTCCACCCGCCGAGCAGGACGGCAGGAACACCGACCACCGCCCCGCATCCTCTGTGCCGCATCGTCTTTGA
- a CDS encoding plasmid pRiA4b ORF-3 family protein — MNPLDRQGRAAVAVPGTGARHGDCRVSVGALGSGEEGVPGGGSLVIVMASDDARRRADELIAALSAEQQRAVVDALRADGARDWLDELLRTPDPVVGAIPNRVRGFRVRLDLIGARPPVWRRFELPGDLTLDRLHTVLQAAMGRLDCHLHRFRTGSDPRPRTS, encoded by the coding sequence GTGAATCCCCTGGATCGGCAGGGCCGCGCCGCCGTGGCGGTGCCGGGTACCGGCGCCCGGCACGGCGATTGCCGGGTGTCTGTCGGGGCGCTCGGGTCGGGGGAAGAAGGTGTGCCCGGCGGTGGTTCATTGGTGATCGTGATGGCTTCGGATGATGCCCGTCGGCGGGCCGACGAGCTGATCGCCGCGTTGAGCGCCGAGCAGCAGCGGGCGGTGGTCGATGCGTTACGCGCCGATGGTGCCCGGGACTGGCTCGACGAGTTGCTGCGCACCCCGGACCCGGTCGTCGGGGCGATCCCGAACCGGGTCCGCGGTTTCCGGGTCCGGCTCGACTTGATCGGTGCCCGGCCGCCGGTGTGGCGGCGGTTCGAGCTGCCCGGGGATCTGACCCTCGACCGGCTGCACACGGTGCTCCAGGCTGCGATGGGCCGGCTCGACTGTCATCTGCATCGTTTCCGCACCGGCAGTGATCCCCGGCCCCGTACTTCGTGA
- a CDS encoding cutinase family protein, translated as MKIVRGGASAAVAALALSLTGGASVANAEDLNSIVCSEYMILGIPGSHQGGANTPDSDVPEDRYGPEVWQAVSTLVAELNERGVSADSTPLYYPAALDENELMAWARYDKSKYKPSKDQGYAAGYSTVKEWVEVCGSDTKIVLIGYSQGGHIAGDLAQTILHESKPFGQDNLGGVLLFGDPAFNGASPNTLGLDYRTPLDDGEPYTALSLEKTAVMEGSLGQRAEFDENAPVLSVCLHGDLICDLTAESAAAGPTTHQAYTAKFAEASTPMSAAEWSALVLHDIIENGEK; from the coding sequence ATGAAGATCGTTCGAGGTGGGGCGTCGGCCGCGGTGGCGGCGCTGGCGCTGTCTCTGACCGGTGGGGCGTCGGTGGCGAACGCGGAGGACCTCAACTCGATTGTCTGTTCCGAGTACATGATTCTCGGCATTCCCGGCAGCCACCAGGGTGGGGCCAACACGCCGGATTCGGACGTGCCCGAGGACCGGTACGGCCCCGAGGTGTGGCAGGCAGTTTCCACACTGGTCGCCGAACTGAACGAGCGGGGTGTCTCGGCGGACAGTACTCCGCTGTACTATCCGGCGGCGCTCGACGAGAACGAGCTCATGGCGTGGGCACGCTACGACAAGTCCAAGTACAAGCCCTCAAAAGACCAGGGCTACGCCGCCGGATACTCGACTGTGAAGGAGTGGGTCGAGGTGTGTGGCAGCGACACCAAGATCGTGCTCATCGGCTACAGCCAGGGTGGTCACATCGCCGGTGATCTGGCACAGACGATCCTCCACGAGTCGAAACCGTTCGGGCAGGACAACCTCGGCGGTGTGCTGCTCTTCGGAGACCCGGCGTTCAACGGCGCCTCACCCAACACCCTCGGTCTCGATTACCGAACCCCCCTCGACGACGGTGAGCCCTACACCGCCTTGTCGCTGGAGAAAACCGCTGTGATGGAGGGCAGCCTCGGTCAACGCGCGGAGTTCGACGAAAACGCTCCGGTGCTCTCGGTGTGCCTCCACGGGGACCTGATCTGCGATCTCACTGCCGAATCCGCCGCGGCGGGCCCGACCACGCATCAGGCGTACACGGCGAAGTTCGCCGAGGCTTCCACGCCGATGTCGGCGGCCGAGTGGTCCGCCCTCGTCCTGCACGACATCATCGAGAACGGAGAGAAGTGA
- a CDS encoding plasmid pRiA4b ORF-3 family protein, with protein sequence MTAFDVEEGDDGMLEDTVRLDQLLTEPGDRLWYDYDFGDGWAHVVQVEAVLDEPPTAVRCITGRNACPPEDCGGIWGYADLAAWVRGGCDPAAVPAPFDTADEAHDWLPLDWHPDRFDPAEATAAIAAAMTGPVAVPAELAALRTRLELHGDPALTHLLEQASTHPVVEVGESAAARLLEPYLLLLEAIGDGVKLTAAGYLPPALVEDLAARTGVTEWWIGAANREDLTVPVARLRASARTLGLISVRKGHLAPTAVARRYRDRPLALWRRLIPGCRWAGLTSTGRPAGSPLR encoded by the coding sequence GTGACCGCCTTCGACGTCGAGGAAGGCGACGACGGGATGCTCGAGGACACCGTGCGACTCGATCAGCTGCTCACCGAGCCCGGTGATCGCCTCTGGTACGACTACGACTTCGGTGACGGCTGGGCTCACGTGGTGCAGGTCGAAGCGGTCCTCGACGAACCCCCCACCGCGGTGCGGTGTATCACCGGCCGCAATGCCTGCCCACCGGAGGACTGCGGCGGCATCTGGGGCTATGCGGACCTGGCGGCCTGGGTGCGCGGCGGCTGCGATCCGGCGGCGGTCCCGGCGCCGTTCGACACCGCCGACGAGGCCCACGACTGGCTGCCACTCGACTGGCATCCCGACCGATTCGATCCGGCCGAGGCCACCGCCGCGATCGCCGCGGCGATGACCGGCCCGGTTGCGGTACCCGCCGAGCTCGCTGCCCTGCGCACCCGACTCGAACTCCACGGTGACCCGGCGCTGACCCACCTGCTGGAACAGGCGAGCACCCATCCGGTGGTCGAGGTCGGCGAGTCGGCAGCCGCGCGGCTGCTCGAGCCGTACCTGCTGCTGCTCGAAGCGATCGGCGACGGGGTGAAGTTGACCGCCGCCGGCTATCTGCCCCCGGCGCTGGTCGAGGATCTCGCCGCCCGGACCGGCGTGACCGAATGGTGGATCGGCGCGGCGAATCGTGAGGATCTGACCGTCCCGGTGGCCCGGTTGCGGGCCAGCGCGCGCACCCTCGGCCTGATCAGTGTGCGGAAAGGACATCTGGCCCCGACCGCGGTTGCCCGCCGATACCGTGACCGGCCGCTGGCCTTGTGGCGGCGCCTGATCCCCGGCTGCCGGTGGGCAGGACTGACTTCGACCGGCAGGCCGGCTGGGTCACCGCTGCGGTGA
- a CDS encoding helix-turn-helix transcriptional regulator produces the protein MSPRARLFAILSGTTRLVVVQGNRFSGKTVLARSWLLSKADPDALVVPVTAPAGTSTPDAYWTDVLSAVYARTGATRAESGLASFDALSAVLSALQQQIVLILDAVDRVHRIEPYVTALLDLCPHLRIIATTRTPGDWQQVVDAGAHRTILSATELVCAAEETIAILGAAAGPQTQRTVQWITRRTTGLPALVDAVRESLQQHTAGSLGIVIDDLDELIDHAIDRAVLRALDDPDVTPLRRSILASAALTALPEEPSSTDHSDFSLPDVSDIVAFTHTMIAAGFLDPSPHKGQDSGPRRWCYPEPVRTSLRRIAEHHHPTDLHATETATIDALLRAGDPHTALTHAIDGSHWERALDIVDEHWTTLYTGGFLDTLGAALVERIPTEIADTHPTIKAIRRLHRQFSAPRDVPVVTAEPDVAVGIGPEPAEVVMRAMMLRIDGQFLEAAKVCDAASDHPLAVFDELDEHIRHAYAFYYLHVGITYLLVDRTDDATAMFRRAHVAGAGTFVERDAAGKLALTCALEGTLVDAHAWIDEELRHPPLPGDSEKLVRTAGCVAAALVALDELEPDTALDILTELGTPADNEEFWAHVLYTRGHHALLTGMPTDGLRFIESHLQRYSTLRTDGFSATLIDAVLADLHLACGDFDRAEDLIATSTHPSTVPVRARARLLAADPAGAQQIVDQYFATSAGPVRTSMELAVLGAATAAALDDVDDARGHLERAVTLSRHSGMLRPFVLLPPAMQTALADLSVELPLDLSHTATRFPTFPVYRPLLTLTARERAVLDALLSGRTVTAIAASQFVSVNTVKTQLRSLYRKLGVHNRKDAVTAARHLQLD, from the coding sequence ATGTCCCCTCGTGCTCGGTTGTTCGCAATATTGTCGGGCACGACGCGGCTGGTCGTCGTACAGGGCAACCGGTTCTCGGGAAAAACGGTCCTGGCGCGGTCGTGGCTGCTGAGCAAAGCAGATCCCGACGCACTCGTCGTACCCGTGACTGCTCCCGCCGGCACCAGTACCCCAGACGCGTACTGGACAGACGTCCTATCGGCGGTATACGCGCGAACCGGCGCCACACGAGCGGAAAGCGGACTCGCCTCGTTCGATGCACTGTCCGCCGTGCTCTCTGCACTGCAGCAACAGATCGTGTTGATCCTCGACGCTGTCGACCGCGTCCACCGGATCGAACCGTACGTCACCGCTCTGCTCGATCTCTGCCCCCACCTTCGGATCATCGCCACCACACGGACACCCGGAGATTGGCAGCAGGTGGTCGACGCGGGCGCCCACCGCACAATCCTCTCGGCGACCGAGCTTGTATGCGCCGCCGAGGAAACCATCGCGATTCTGGGCGCAGCAGCGGGGCCACAGACTCAGCGCACGGTGCAATGGATCACTCGTCGCACTACAGGACTACCCGCTCTGGTCGACGCCGTGCGCGAGAGCTTGCAACAGCACACTGCAGGCTCTCTCGGGATCGTCATCGACGACCTCGACGAACTTATCGATCATGCGATCGATCGAGCGGTGCTGCGCGCTCTCGACGATCCCGACGTCACACCACTGCGGCGATCGATCCTCGCATCCGCAGCCCTGACCGCACTCCCAGAAGAGCCGTCGAGCACCGACCACTCGGACTTCTCACTGCCAGATGTCTCCGACATTGTCGCCTTCACCCACACCATGATCGCCGCCGGCTTCCTCGACCCCAGCCCGCACAAAGGGCAGGACAGCGGCCCGCGGAGATGGTGCTATCCCGAACCGGTCCGTACCTCACTGCGACGCATCGCCGAGCACCACCATCCAACCGACCTGCACGCCACCGAGACCGCAACAATCGATGCCCTACTCCGCGCAGGGGATCCGCACACCGCACTGACCCACGCCATCGACGGCAGCCACTGGGAGCGTGCTCTCGACATCGTCGACGAACATTGGACAACGCTGTACACCGGCGGTTTCCTCGACACACTCGGCGCAGCACTGGTCGAACGCATTCCCACAGAGATCGCCGACACCCACCCCACGATCAAAGCCATCCGCCGACTACACCGGCAATTCTCCGCACCGCGCGATGTCCCCGTGGTCACCGCCGAACCCGACGTCGCGGTCGGTATCGGACCCGAACCTGCCGAAGTCGTCATGCGAGCAATGATGCTGCGGATCGACGGCCAGTTCCTCGAGGCCGCCAAGGTCTGCGATGCCGCTTCCGACCACCCGCTGGCGGTCTTCGACGAACTCGACGAGCACATCCGCCACGCCTACGCCTTCTACTACCTTCACGTCGGCATCACCTATCTGCTCGTCGACCGAACCGACGATGCGACCGCGATGTTCCGACGAGCGCATGTCGCCGGAGCAGGGACGTTCGTCGAACGCGACGCCGCCGGAAAACTCGCGCTCACCTGCGCGCTGGAAGGCACTTTGGTCGATGCTCACGCATGGATCGACGAGGAACTACGCCACCCACCCCTACCAGGCGACAGCGAAAAGCTCGTCCGCACCGCCGGCTGTGTAGCCGCCGCGCTCGTCGCACTCGACGAACTCGAACCCGACACCGCGCTCGACATCCTCACCGAACTCGGCACCCCTGCCGACAACGAAGAGTTCTGGGCTCACGTCCTCTACACCCGCGGACACCATGCACTGCTCACCGGTATGCCGACCGACGGCCTGCGGTTCATCGAGTCCCACCTACAGCGCTACTCGACACTGCGCACCGACGGCTTTTCCGCAACCCTGATCGACGCAGTGCTGGCGGATCTGCACCTCGCGTGCGGCGATTTCGATCGAGCCGAAGACCTGATCGCAACGTCCACCCACCCCTCGACAGTGCCGGTGCGTGCGCGGGCGCGGTTGCTCGCTGCGGATCCGGCCGGCGCCCAGCAGATCGTCGACCAGTACTTCGCCACCTCGGCCGGTCCCGTCCGCACCTCGATGGAACTGGCCGTGCTCGGTGCCGCCACAGCCGCTGCCCTCGACGACGTCGACGACGCTCGCGGGCACCTCGAACGGGCCGTCACCTTGTCACGGCACTCCGGGATGCTGCGCCCGTTCGTACTGCTGCCGCCGGCAATGCAGACCGCACTGGCAGACCTCAGCGTCGAACTACCCCTCGACCTGAGCCACACCGCCACACGCTTTCCCACTTTCCCGGTCTACCGACCGCTGCTGACACTGACCGCACGCGAGCGCGCCGTGCTCGACGCCCTGCTCTCCGGACGAACAGTCACTGCCATCGCCGCATCGCAGTTCGTCAGCGTCAACACCGTCAAAACCCAACTGCGTTCTCTGTACCGCAAACTCGGCGTCCACAATCGCAAGGACGCCGTCACTGCCGCCCGGCACCTGCAGCTCGACTAG
- a CDS encoding DUF2254 family protein, translating into MSATARSPPAHPRGRLTGSERTTAQDVGYGLRQLTDVVVRALSPGINDPTTAVHGLVACTAVVVELLPACLGAVYGMRLR; encoded by the coding sequence ATGAGCGCAACGGCGCGGTCACCACCGGCGCACCCCCGCGGCCGCCTCACCGGCAGCGAACGGACCACCGCCCAGGACGTCGGCTACGGGCTGCGTCAGCTCACCGATGTGGTGGTGCGGGCCCTGTCCCCGGGTATCAACGATCCGACCACTGCGGTGCACGGACTGGTTGCGTGCACCGCAGTGGTCGTCGAATTGCTGCCCGCCTGCCTGGGGGCCGTATACGGTATGCGACTCCGATGA
- a CDS encoding universal stress protein, producing the protein MNWTVFVVFLIVWVLSGLVTGLWMARRGHDPRWTVIAVILGPLFVPIALERIERTPRSVETAPIARWGAGDAEPGGLRVMVGYDGSTEAEHALRAALQLFGPAAAVFELVAVISYDDGTDPDSAALERTKRTLADAATRAGDLPVGYAVLAGPPGPCLRWFAQDQHADTVVVGKRGRGMSNRMLGSVAEYLIAHCPVPVLVVDPTRTTASPSVPSAAPVAVRVSAEEISDSDGHRTT; encoded by the coding sequence GTGAACTGGACCGTCTTTGTCGTCTTCCTGATCGTCTGGGTGCTGTCCGGGTTGGTTACCGGATTGTGGATGGCCCGCCGTGGCCACGACCCCCGCTGGACCGTCATCGCCGTGATCCTCGGGCCGCTGTTCGTCCCGATTGCTCTCGAACGCATCGAACGCACCCCCCGCTCGGTGGAAACAGCACCGATTGCCCGGTGGGGCGCCGGTGACGCCGAGCCCGGCGGTCTTCGGGTGATGGTCGGCTACGACGGCTCGACGGAAGCCGAGCACGCCTTGCGCGCGGCGCTGCAACTGTTCGGCCCGGCCGCAGCCGTGTTCGAACTCGTCGCGGTGATCTCCTACGACGACGGCACCGATCCCGATTCGGCCGCACTCGAGCGAACCAAACGCACCCTGGCCGACGCCGCTACCAGGGCAGGGGACCTCCCGGTCGGTTACGCCGTGCTCGCCGGCCCGCCCGGACCATGCCTGCGCTGGTTCGCCCAGGACCAGCACGCCGACACCGTGGTGGTCGGCAAGCGTGGGCGCGGGATGTCCAACCGGATGCTCGGCAGTGTCGCCGAATATCTCATCGCCCACTGCCCCGTCCCCGTCCTCGTGGTCGACCCCACACGCACCACCGCGAGCCCGTCCGTCCCCTCCGCTGCGCCGGTGGCAGTGCGAGTCTCCGCCGAGGAAATCTCCGACAGCGACGGACACCGCACCACCTGA
- a CDS encoding LysE family translocator: MSVGSYLALMGIWLAGIVSPGPDAVVVMRQSVMGSRRHGIAAALGIAAGIALWVSVAMLAVAVGSPKVLAAVQLIGVVLLVYLAAETLRARPLAETGGTRPPSPSASFALGLATNITNPKAVVFFVAVFATLIPPHATGWDKFAVAIVLIVSEAVWFGAVAWFASTTVVDRWLRAHAHAFALATSAALVVLAGIVLWSGITELLT, translated from the coding sequence GTGAGCGTCGGTAGCTATCTGGCTCTGATGGGTATTTGGTTGGCCGGGATCGTCTCACCGGGGCCGGATGCTGTTGTGGTGATGCGACAGTCGGTCATGGGATCGCGCCGTCATGGGATTGCCGCAGCCCTCGGAATCGCCGCGGGGATCGCGCTCTGGGTGAGCGTGGCGATGCTGGCTGTGGCGGTCGGGTCCCCGAAGGTGCTCGCCGCCGTCCAGCTGATCGGTGTGGTGCTGTTGGTGTATCTGGCTGCGGAGACGCTTCGGGCGCGACCCCTCGCCGAAACCGGCGGTACCCGGCCACCGTCCCCGTCGGCGTCGTTTGCGCTCGGTCTCGCGACCAACATCACCAACCCTAAAGCGGTGGTGTTCTTTGTGGCCGTATTCGCAACGCTGATACCGCCGCACGCCACCGGATGGGACAAATTCGCCGTGGCGATCGTGCTGATCGTTTCCGAAGCCGTGTGGTTCGGTGCAGTCGCATGGTTCGCATCCACCACGGTCGTCGATCGCTGGTTACGGGCCCACGCGCACGCGTTCGCCCTCGCCACCTCCGCGGCGCTGGTCGTTCTCGCTGGGATCGTTCTCTGGTCAGGCATAACAGAACTGCTCACCTGA
- a CDS encoding plasmid mobilization protein, translating to MAAKTPHTICFRASDADREVIQAVADYTGLSLSGFVRSLVLDQCRVIIEKEGAGAVMAAAQKAADARAKEKQSQDKANTLLENLRAFS from the coding sequence GTGGCAGCCAAGACGCCCCACACCATCTGCTTCCGCGCTTCGGATGCCGACCGTGAGGTCATCCAAGCCGTGGCCGACTACACGGGGCTGAGCCTTTCCGGGTTCGTGCGCTCGTTGGTCCTCGACCAGTGCCGAGTAATCATCGAGAAGGAAGGGGCCGGCGCGGTGATGGCGGCTGCGCAGAAAGCCGCGGATGCTCGCGCGAAGGAAAAGCAGAGCCAGGACAAGGCGAACACTCTCCTCGAGAATCTGCGCGCGTTTTCGTAG
- a CDS encoding Rv1733c family protein, which yields MDDLRVLATRWWRASPCNPNPLMRGRDRATNLAAFLAIVCAVLMVPVAAAIGTADYAHTRAEADRARIELRQVTAVLSADPYPDDTGVEVAPARWHVDDSEHLAEVRTPPGARLGDTLPVWVDTEGRPVGAPPSGTIVALDAIATVVTVWLAAAGILGLAVYVLRRVAARHRMRAWDREWESFDQTLGRPPT from the coding sequence ATGGATGATCTACGCGTTCTCGCAACACGATGGTGGCGTGCCTCGCCGTGCAACCCCAATCCACTGATGCGCGGCCGTGACCGTGCCACGAACCTCGCGGCGTTCCTCGCGATCGTCTGTGCGGTGCTGATGGTCCCTGTCGCCGCGGCGATCGGCACCGCCGATTACGCCCATACCCGAGCCGAAGCCGATCGTGCCCGGATCGAGCTGCGGCAGGTAACTGCCGTCCTGTCGGCCGATCCTTATCCGGACGACACCGGAGTCGAGGTGGCACCTGCACGATGGCACGTCGACGACAGTGAACACCTCGCAGAGGTGCGTACCCCACCCGGCGCCCGCCTCGGCGACACACTCCCGGTATGGGTCGATACCGAGGGCAGACCCGTCGGCGCGCCGCCCTCCGGCACGATCGTCGCCCTCGACGCGATAGCCACCGTCGTGACGGTGTGGCTCGCAGCCGCGGGGATTCTCGGCCTCGCCGTGTACGTGCTCCGCCGAGTCGCAGCGCGGCATCGGATGCGGGCCTGGGACCGGGAATGGGAAAGCTTCGACCAGACCCTGGGTCGTCCCCCCACCTGA
- a CDS encoding DUF2254 domain-containing protein encodes MIARPTFADLLDLVCTQPWIYGAGDPEILETLLSMLRLGRMESGHRRAVHRDRRSTRTDTPTHPRSRRRDPARSRASRHRGAGGPHASVNPAPTVLCTRGDGNPSRVGRAFCTAHEKGTSWLRRLPSPPVTRSPPRRSRPQRW; translated from the coding sequence GTGATCGCCCGTCCGACCTTCGCCGACCTACTGGATCTGGTGTGCACACAGCCGTGGATCTACGGCGCCGGAGACCCCGAGATACTCGAGACGCTGCTGTCGATGCTGCGTCTGGGTCGCATGGAAAGCGGTCACCGACGAGCAGTGCACCGCGATCGCCGATCAACTCGCACGGATACGCCAACACATCCACGATCACGACGCCGCGATCCGGCAAGATCTCGAGCATCGCGCCACCGAGGTGCAGGAGGCCCTCACGCATCGGTAAACCCCGCACCCACGGTTCTGTGCACCCGCGGTGACGGAAACCCTTCTCGGGTAGGTCGCGCATTCTGCACCGCCCATGAAAAGGGAACATCATGGCTACGTCGCCTTCCCTCCCCACCTGTCACTCGCTCACCGCCACGCCGGTCCAGACCGCAGCGCTGGTGA
- a CDS encoding hemolysin family protein, with protein sequence MTADTVVNLALVLVFVLVGGLFAATEIALVSLRESQIRELDRRGGRGHRTAALARDPNRFLSAVQIGVTVAGFFSAAYGASTLAPDLAPTLRRWGASDSVANATALIGTTLVIAYLSLVLGELVPKRIALQRATATALATAPTLDRFATLMRPVIWLLSVSTDALVRLLGADPSRTNEEITHDELRDMLIEHDALPPDERTVLTEVFDAGARCLTEVMRPRTEVDFLDADTPIPQARTLALHTAHSRFPVVAGTVDHVVGFVHLRDLLLANPETGPDRVAALCRPILALPGSKLALAALTVMRRGNAQIAVVVDEYGGTAGIVTIEDIVEEIVGEIGDEFDPRDDPASIGTGPYRTASAVAHSVDAGLHIDDFSRLTGIRLPDGPYDTVAGYVLHRLQRLPRAGESVECDGHRLTVGELDGHRITRLHLTRRP encoded by the coding sequence ATGACCGCCGATACTGTCGTCAACCTGGCGTTGGTACTGGTCTTCGTACTCGTCGGCGGCCTGTTCGCCGCCACCGAAATCGCGTTGGTCTCCCTGCGCGAGAGCCAGATCCGCGAACTCGATCGACGCGGGGGACGTGGCCACCGCACCGCCGCCCTCGCGCGCGACCCCAACCGGTTCCTGTCCGCGGTGCAGATCGGGGTGACCGTCGCCGGATTCTTCTCTGCCGCCTACGGTGCCTCCACCCTCGCCCCCGATCTCGCTCCGACACTGCGCCGGTGGGGAGCGTCCGACAGCGTCGCCAACGCCACAGCATTGATCGGCACCACCTTGGTCATCGCCTATCTGTCACTGGTGCTCGGCGAGCTGGTACCCAAACGCATCGCCCTGCAACGCGCTACCGCGACGGCACTGGCCACTGCCCCGACCCTGGATCGCTTCGCCACCCTCATGCGCCCGGTGATCTGGCTACTGTCGGTCTCCACCGACGCCCTGGTACGCCTGCTCGGTGCCGATCCGTCCCGCACAAACGAAGAGATCACCCACGACGAACTCCGTGACATGTTGATCGAGCACGACGCACTACCCCCCGACGAGCGCACTGTGCTCACCGAAGTCTTCGACGCCGGAGCACGGTGCCTGACCGAGGTGATGCGGCCACGCACCGAAGTGGACTTCCTCGACGCCGACACCCCCATCCCGCAGGCGCGCACCCTCGCACTGCACACGGCGCACAGTCGATTTCCGGTCGTGGCCGGCACCGTCGACCATGTGGTCGGATTCGTACACCTGCGCGATCTGCTCCTCGCCAACCCCGAGACCGGCCCCGACCGAGTCGCCGCTCTGTGCCGTCCGATCCTGGCCCTGCCCGGTTCCAAACTGGCCCTGGCGGCTCTGACGGTCATGCGACGGGGCAATGCGCAAATCGCCGTGGTGGTCGACGAATACGGCGGTACTGCCGGGATCGTGACGATCGAGGACATCGTCGAAGAGATCGTCGGTGAGATCGGCGACGAATTCGACCCTCGCGACGACCCGGCGAGCATCGGAACCGGCCCGTACCGGACCGCCTCGGCAGTGGCCCACTCGGTTGACGCAGGCCTGCACATCGACGATTTCTCCCGCCTGACCGGTATCCGGTTACCGGACGGCCCTTACGACACCGTCGCCGGGTACGTCCTGCACCGTCTGCAACGACTCCCGCGCGCCGGTGAGAGCGTCGAGTGCGACGGGCACCGGCTCACCGTGGGCGAACTCGACGGTCATCGCATTACACGCCTGCACCTGACCCGCCGCCCATGA